A part of Acropora palmata chromosome 8, jaAcrPala1.3, whole genome shotgun sequence genomic DNA contains:
- the LOC141889722 gene encoding usherin-like isoform X2, with translation MTANSVTLSGSINDPGGIVRIGQSYAGSDQYEGLMQDVFVYTQALTNREVIEAFTGVLPPEYVASHCRCPPTHPKIYPGGPTSAPPRCLRNVNGSLDDAVSRLADTAHPVELATDGDTLSFWLSELTENATIDVELSYLRLQVFYIVLTFYGPQPGAILIERSIDGGKMFQPWQYFAEDCKASFQLENNGQLSEPDDVNCIQYTNPLHANGGTITFQTEYSPPNGSNIPVRPFGPGCDNLYCSEKLLQFIKATNVRFHFYNHTLVTNAQHRYYGLDRILVAGRCECFGHALTYRNIEGTGGQLGRCVCDCHPSTNTEGENCNRCLPLYNNKPFQRGNIGNPFPCIKCECNEHADSCVYNQFLDSHPSSRTLGGGGVCVNCQHNTTGRFCEVCKDRYYRASGKNLTDKDVCSPCGCEGPGVQSGKLDCVKDDSNSSVLAGQCDCKVNTMGRQCNMCKDGFYDLQESHAAGCIPSPTASTMSLPGSTCKHLL, from the exons GAAGTGACCAATATGAAGGTTTGATGCAGGATGTATTTGTGTATACACAAGCATTAACAAACAG agAAGTTATTGAAGCATTCACCGGTGTCCTGCCCCCAGAATATGTTGCAAGCCATTGCCGCTGTCCACCTACGCATCCTAAAATTTATCCTGGAGGACCAACATCAGCTCCACCAAGATGCCTGAGAAATGTCAATGGAAGTCTTGATGATGCAGTGTCTCGATTGGCTGACACAGCACATCCTGTAGAATTAGCTACTGATGGAGATACGCTCAGCTTCTGGTTGTCTGAGCTCACAGAAAATGCAACAATTGACGTTGAATTGTCTTATTTAAGATTACAG GTATTCTACATTGTCCTGACTTTCTATGGACCTCAGCCAGGTGCAATATTGATTGAGCGATCAATAGATGGTGGAAAAATGTTCCAGCCATGGCAATATTTTGCCGAAGACTGCAAAGCCTCATTCCAACTTGAAAATAATGGACAATTATCTGAGCCTGATGATGTTAACTGCATTCAGTACACAAA tccCTTACATGCTAATGGTGGAACAATAACTTTCCAGACAGAATATTCACCACCAAATGGCTCAAATATTCCTGTGCGTCCATTTGGACCTGGCTGTGACAACCTATATTGTTCAGAGAAACTGCTGCAGTTCATAAAAGCAACAAATGTTAGGTTTCATTTTTACAACCACACATTGGTGACTAATGCACAACATCGGTATTATGGCTTGGACAGAATTCTTGTTGCAGGAAG GTGTGAGTGTTTTGGTCATGCATTAACCTATCGTAATATTGAGGGGACTGGAGGGCAACTTGGCAGATGTGTTTGTGACTGCCATCCATCAACAAACACTGAAGGAGAAAAT TGTAATCGTTGCCTGCCATTGTACAACAACAAACCATTTCAGCGTGGCAACATTGGCAATCCCTTTCCATGCATCAAGTGCGAATGTAATGAGCATGCAGACAGTTGTGTCTATAATCAATTCCTGGACAGTCACCCCAGCTCTCGCACCCTTGGGGGAGGAGGTGTGTGTGTTAATTGTCAACACAACACAACTGGACGGTTTTGTGAAGTTTGTAAGGATAGGTATTATCGAGCGTCCGGGAAGAATTTAACCGACAAAGATGTATGCTCACCTTGTGGATGTGAAGGTCCTGGAGTTCAGTCTGGAAAGCTGGATTGTGTCAAG GATGACTCAAATTCCAGTGTTCTTGCTGGTCAATGTGACTGCAAAGTGAACACCATGGGACGCCAGTGTAATATGTGCAAAGATGGTTTCTATGATCTCCAGGAAAGCCATGCAGCTGGCTGCATTCCTT CTCCAACAGCTTCTACAATGTCACTTCCAGGAAGTACATGTAAGCACTTACTTTAA